The Lycium barbarum isolate Lr01 chromosome 12, ASM1917538v2, whole genome shotgun sequence genome includes a region encoding these proteins:
- the LOC132624085 gene encoding uncharacterized protein LOC132624085, translating into MHNVLDQGLAQQEKEALANLQRWSELQERTLKQKSKAHWINYGDENNKYFFACMKAISSSNNISVLKDGSGKTLFQHKEIENEIMNFYKGLLGSQAEQLPAIDVRVIRNGPRLSPAQQRDLCAPVTQMEIKRALFDIDENKAPGIDGFNSCFFKKA; encoded by the coding sequence ATGCATAATGTTTTGGATCAGGGACTTGCACAACAGGAGAAGGAAGCTTTAGCAAACTTGCAAAGATGGTCAGAACTTCAAGAGCGGACCCTAAAACAGAAATCAAAAGCACACTGGATCAATTATGGGgatgaaaataataagtatttttttGCATGTATGAAGGCCATATCCAGTTCAAACAACATATCTGTACTTAAAGATGGGTCAGGGAAAACACTATTCCAACATAAAGAGATAGAAAATGAAATTATGAACTTCTATAAGGGTTTACTTGGGTCTCAGGCAGAGCAACTCCCAGCTATTGATGTAAGGGTGATAAGGAATGGACCTAGACTATCTCCAGCACAACAAAGAGACCTATGTGCACCTGTAACACAAATGGAGATTAAGAGAGCATTATTTGATATTGATGAGAATAAAGCACCAGGAATTGACGGGTTTAACTCTTGTTTCTTCAAGAAGGCATAG